Proteins from one Salmonella bongori NCTC 12419 genomic window:
- a CDS encoding DUF943 family protein, producing MKNKCKKIALCLFLLAGTYNLWTLRPVKILYAYSDFGSTVFLVVDHLPWTDRDKIRWYLTHREEFKRKYHLLDQDWFRYYVIDIGNGFTNAKNYHDGPYEDLYCFPTIKDDADCIVKDYLLIVDEYSNSNTTFGVTVIDGEHEFQLTPEKQIERVFHP from the coding sequence ATGAAAAATAAATGTAAAAAAATAGCGCTGTGTTTATTCTTGCTGGCCGGGACCTATAATCTGTGGACCCTGCGGCCGGTTAAAATTCTGTATGCCTATTCAGATTTTGGCTCGACAGTGTTTCTGGTTGTGGATCATCTGCCGTGGACTGACAGAGATAAAATCAGGTGGTACCTGACGCACAGGGAAGAATTTAAGAGAAAATACCATTTACTGGATCAGGACTGGTTTCGCTATTATGTAATAGATATTGGCAACGGCTTTACTAATGCTAAAAATTATCACGATGGGCCGTATGAAGATTTATATTGCTTTCCGACCATTAAGGATGATGCTGATTGTATTGTGAAAGACTATTTATTAATCGTTGATGAGTATTCCAATAGTAATACTACTTTTGGTGTAACCGTTATTGATGGCGAGCATGAGTTCCAGTTAACGCCCGAGAAACAAATAGAGAGAGTTTTCCATCCATAA
- the rarD gene encoding EamA family transporter RarD — translation MDAKQTRQGVLLALAAYFIWGIAPAYFKLIYYVPADEILTHRVIWSFFFMVALMSVSRQWSGVKTLLKTPKKIFLLALSAVLIGGNWLLFIWAVNNHHMLEASLGYFINPLVNILLGMIFLGERFRRMQWLAVLLAGCGVLVQLWTFGSLPVIALGLAFSFAFYGLVRKKIAVEAQTGMLFETLWLLPIAAIYLFGIADSATSHMGQNPLSLNLLLIAAGVVTTIPLLCFTGAATRLRLSTLGFFQYIGPTLMFLLAVTFYDEHPGADKMVTFGFIWVALAIFVMDALYTQRRTRKGL, via the coding sequence ATGGATGCAAAACAAACGCGGCAGGGCGTATTACTCGCTCTTGCTGCCTATTTTATCTGGGGGATCGCCCCCGCCTACTTCAAGCTAATTTATTACGTTCCGGCGGATGAAATCCTCACCCACCGCGTAATCTGGTCATTCTTTTTTATGGTGGCGCTGATGAGCGTCAGCCGCCAGTGGTCAGGCGTTAAAACGCTGCTGAAAACACCAAAGAAAATTTTTCTGCTGGCGCTGTCGGCAGTGCTGATAGGCGGCAACTGGCTGCTTTTTATCTGGGCTGTGAATAACCATCATATGCTGGAAGCCAGCCTCGGTTACTTTATTAACCCGCTGGTGAATATCCTGCTGGGGATGATTTTTCTCGGTGAGCGATTCCGACGTATGCAGTGGCTGGCCGTGCTACTGGCGGGATGCGGGGTTCTGGTGCAGCTCTGGACCTTCGGTTCATTGCCTGTTATTGCCTTAGGACTGGCGTTTAGCTTCGCCTTTTATGGACTGGTACGCAAGAAAATTGCCGTAGAAGCGCAAACCGGCATGTTGTTCGAAACGCTATGGCTGCTGCCGATAGCCGCGATCTATTTGTTCGGCATTGCCGATAGCGCCACCAGTCATATGGGGCAGAATCCCCTGTCATTAAACCTGCTGTTGATTGCTGCCGGCGTCGTCACCACCATTCCGCTGCTGTGCTTCACCGGCGCGGCAACGCGTCTGCGCCTCTCAACGCTAGGCTTCTTCCAGTACATTGGCCCAACGCTGATGTTCCTGCTGGCAGTCACCTTTTATGATGAACATCCGGGCGCGGATAAGATGGTGACGTTCGGGTTTATCTGGGTCGCGCTGGCGATTTTTGTGATGGATGCGCTGTATACCCAGCGCAGAACGCGTAAAGGATTGTGA
- the ysgD gene encoding YsgD/CorL family protein gives MDTPSRYWLIILSSRINS, from the coding sequence TTGGACACACCCAGTAGATACTGGCTCATTATCCTGTCATCCAGGATCAACTCCTAA
- the corA gene encoding magnesium/cobalt transporter CorA: protein MLSAFQLEKNRLTRLEVEESQTLIDAVWIDLVEPDDDERLRVQSELGQSLATRPELEDIEASARFFEDEDGLHIHSFFFFEDAEDHAGNSTVAFTIRDGRLFTLRERELPAFRLYRMRARSQAMIDGNAYELLLDLFETKIEQLADEIENIYSDLEKLSRVIMEGHQGDEYDEALSTLAELEDIGWKVRLCLMDTQRALNFLVRKARLPGGQLEQAREILRDIESLLPHNESLFQKVNFLMQAAMGFINIEQNRIIKIFSVVSVVFLPPTLVASSYGMNFEFMPELKWSFGYPGAIIFMILAGLAPYLYFKRKNWL from the coding sequence ATGCTGAGCGCATTTCAACTGGAAAAAAACCGACTGACCCGGCTGGAAGTCGAGGAGTCACAAACCCTGATTGATGCCGTATGGATCGATCTGGTCGAACCGGACGATGACGAGCGATTGCGCGTGCAGTCTGAGCTGGGCCAAAGTCTGGCGACACGTCCTGAACTGGAAGATATCGAAGCCTCTGCGCGCTTCTTTGAAGATGAAGATGGGCTACACATTCACTCCTTCTTTTTCTTCGAAGATGCGGAGGATCACGCCGGTAACTCCACTGTGGCATTCACTATTCGCGATGGGCGTCTGTTTACGCTGCGTGAGCGCGAACTACCCGCCTTCCGTTTGTATCGTATGCGCGCCCGTAGCCAGGCGATGATTGACGGTAATGCTTACGAATTACTGCTCGATCTGTTTGAAACTAAAATCGAACAACTGGCGGATGAAATTGAAAACATCTATAGCGATCTGGAAAAACTGAGCCGCGTGATTATGGAAGGGCATCAGGGAGATGAATACGACGAAGCGCTTTCCACACTGGCGGAGCTGGAAGATATCGGCTGGAAGGTTCGCCTGTGTTTGATGGATACCCAGCGCGCGCTAAACTTCCTGGTGCGCAAGGCACGTTTGCCGGGCGGACAGTTGGAGCAGGCACGCGAGATTCTACGAGATATCGAATCCCTGCTACCGCATAACGAATCACTGTTTCAGAAAGTAAACTTCCTGATGCAGGCGGCAATGGGGTTTATTAACATTGAGCAGAACCGGATTATCAAGATTTTCTCGGTGGTCTCTGTGGTCTTCCTGCCGCCAACGCTGGTGGCTTCCAGCTACGGCATGAACTTTGAGTTCATGCCGGAACTGAAGTGGAGCTTTGGCTATCCCGGTGCGATTATTTTTATGATCCTTGCCGGGCTGGCACCGTATCTCTACTTTAAGCGTAAGAACTGGCTGTGA
- the uvrD gene encoding DNA helicase II: MDVSYLLDSLNDKQREAVAAPRSNMLVLAGAGSGKTRVLVHRIAWLLSVENNSPYSIMAVTFTNKAAAEMRHRIGQLMGTSQGGMWVGTFHGLAHRLLRAHHMDANLPQDFQILDSEDQMRLLKRLIKAMNLDEKQWPPRQAMWYINSQKDEGLRPHHIQSYGNPVEQTWQKVYQAYQEACDRAGLVDFAELLLRAHELWLNKPHILQHYRERFTNILVDEFQDTNNIQYAWVRLLAGDTGKVMIVGDDDQSIYGWRGAQVENIQRFLNDFPGAQTIRLEQNYRSTSNILSAANALIENNNGRLGKKLWTDGVDGEPISLYCAFNELDEARFVVNRIKTWQDNGGALAQCAILYRSNAQSRVLEEALLQASMPYRIYGGMRFFERQEIKDALSYLRLIANRNDDAAFERVVNTPTRGIGDRTLDVVRQTSSDRQLTLWQACRELLQEKALAGRAASALQRFMELVDALAQETADMPLHVQTDRVIKDSGLRTMYEQEKGEKGQTRIENLEELVTATRQFSYNEEDEDLMPLQAFLSHAALEAGEGQADTWQDAVQLMTLHSAKGLEFPQVFIVGMEEGMFPSQMSLDEGGRLEEERRLAYVGVTRAMQKLTLTYAETRRLYGKEVYHRPSRFIGELPEECVEEVRLRATVSRPVSHQRLGTPLAENDTGYKLGQRVRHAKFGEGTIVNLEGSGEHSRLQVAFQGQGIKWLVAAYAKLETV, translated from the coding sequence ATGGACGTTTCTTACCTGCTCGACAGCCTTAATGATAAACAGCGCGAAGCGGTGGCCGCGCCACGTAGCAACATGCTGGTGCTGGCGGGCGCGGGAAGCGGGAAAACCCGTGTACTGGTGCACCGCATCGCCTGGCTACTGAGCGTAGAAAACAATTCGCCGTATTCCATCATGGCGGTGACCTTTACCAACAAAGCGGCGGCGGAAATGCGTCATCGTATTGGCCAGTTGATGGGCACCAGCCAGGGGGGGATGTGGGTAGGGACGTTCCACGGTCTGGCGCACCGTCTGCTGCGCGCGCATCATATGGACGCTAATCTGCCGCAGGATTTCCAGATTCTCGACAGTGAAGATCAGATGCGTCTGCTTAAACGTCTGATTAAGGCGATGAATCTTGATGAGAAGCAGTGGCCGCCGCGTCAGGCGATGTGGTACATCAACAGTCAGAAAGACGAAGGACTACGCCCGCACCATATCCAAAGCTACGGCAATCCGGTGGAGCAGACCTGGCAGAAGGTGTATCAGGCCTATCAGGAAGCGTGCGATCGCGCTGGCCTGGTGGATTTCGCTGAGCTACTGCTGCGCGCTCATGAACTATGGCTGAACAAGCCGCATATCCTGCAGCACTATCGCGAGCGATTTACTAATATCCTGGTGGACGAATTCCAGGATACCAACAACATTCAGTACGCCTGGGTTCGTCTGCTGGCGGGCGATACCGGTAAAGTGATGATTGTCGGCGACGATGACCAGTCGATCTACGGCTGGCGTGGAGCGCAGGTAGAAAATATTCAGCGCTTCCTCAATGATTTTCCCGGCGCGCAGACTATCCGTCTGGAACAGAACTACCGTTCAACCAGCAACATTCTTAGCGCGGCGAACGCTCTGATTGAGAATAACAACGGGCGCCTGGGTAAAAAGCTGTGGACCGATGGCGTTGACGGCGAGCCGATTTCGCTCTATTGCGCCTTTAACGAACTGGATGAAGCGCGCTTTGTGGTTAACCGCATCAAAACCTGGCAGGACAACGGCGGCGCGCTTGCGCAATGCGCCATCCTTTATCGTAGCAACGCCCAGTCGCGCGTACTGGAAGAGGCGTTGTTGCAGGCCAGTATGCCGTACCGTATTTATGGCGGTATGCGCTTCTTCGAGCGCCAGGAAATTAAAGATGCACTCTCTTATCTGCGTTTGATTGCCAACCGCAACGACGATGCGGCGTTTGAAAGGGTGGTGAATACCCCGACGCGTGGTATCGGCGATCGTACGCTTGATGTGGTGCGTCAGACCTCGAGTGACCGCCAGCTAACGTTGTGGCAGGCTTGCCGCGAACTGCTACAGGAGAAGGCGCTGGCTGGACGTGCAGCCAGCGCGCTACAACGCTTTATGGAGCTTGTCGACGCCCTGGCGCAAGAGACTGCTGACATGCCGCTGCATGTGCAGACCGACCGGGTGATCAAAGACTCTGGCCTGCGTACCATGTACGAGCAAGAGAAAGGTGAAAAAGGCCAGACCCGTATCGAAAACTTAGAGGAGCTGGTGACAGCAACGCGCCAGTTTAGCTACAACGAAGAAGATGAAGACCTGATGCCGTTACAGGCGTTTCTTTCCCATGCGGCGCTGGAGGCGGGCGAAGGACAGGCGGATACCTGGCAGGATGCGGTGCAGCTCATGACATTGCATTCGGCAAAAGGACTGGAGTTTCCGCAGGTCTTTATCGTTGGGATGGAAGAAGGGATGTTTCCCAGCCAGATGTCGCTGGATGAAGGGGGACGTCTGGAAGAGGAGCGTCGCCTGGCCTACGTCGGCGTTACGCGCGCCATGCAGAAGCTGACCTTAACCTATGCCGAAACCCGTCGTCTGTACGGCAAAGAGGTTTACCATCGCCCGTCGCGCTTTATCGGCGAGCTGCCGGAGGAGTGTGTGGAAGAGGTGCGTTTGCGCGCCACTGTCAGCCGCCCGGTGAGCCATCAGCGACTGGGAACGCCGCTGGCGGAAAACGATACGGGGTATAAGCTCGGGCAGCGGGTGCGTCACGCGAAGTTCGGCGAAGGGACTATTGTTAACCTGGAGGGCAGCGGTGAGCACAGTCGTCTGCAGGTCGCCTTCCAGGGGCAGGGCATCAAATGGTTAGTGGCCGCGTATGCGAAACTGGAAACGGTCTGA
- the yigI gene encoding acyl-CoA thioesterase YigI, which yields MSAVLTAEQALKLVGEMFVYHMPFNRALGLELERYEKAFAQLGFNNQPMMVGNWAQSILHGGVIASALDVAAGLVCVGSTLTRHETISEDELRQRLSRMGTIDLRVDYLRPGRGNRFTATSSLLRAGNKVAVARVELHNEDQLYIASATATYMVG from the coding sequence ATGTCTGCCGTACTTACTGCTGAACAAGCGCTGAAATTAGTGGGCGAAATGTTTGTCTACCATATGCCTTTTAACCGGGCATTAGGGCTGGAGCTGGAGCGCTACGAAAAAGCGTTTGCCCAGTTGGGATTCAATAATCAACCGATGATGGTCGGCAACTGGGCGCAGAGTATCCTGCACGGAGGCGTCATCGCCTCGGCGCTGGATGTCGCCGCCGGGTTGGTATGCGTCGGCAGTACTCTGACCCGACACGAAACGATTAGCGAAGATGAATTACGCCAACGCCTGTCACGGATGGGGACAATTGACCTGCGCGTCGATTATCTGCGGCCGGGGAGAGGCAATCGCTTTACGGCTACCAGTAGCCTGCTGCGCGCCGGTAATAAAGTGGCCGTCGCCCGCGTGGAATTACACAATGAAGATCAGCTGTACATCGCCAGCGCTACCGCCACTTATATGGTGGGATAA
- the pldA gene encoding phospholipase A, protein MRAILNWLLPATLLPVAAYAQEATVKEVHDAPAVRGSIIANMLQEHDNPFTLYPYDTNYLIYTYTSDLNKEAIRTYNWSENARKDEVKFQLSLAFPLWRGILGDNSVLGASYTQKSWWQLSNSKESAPFRETNYEPQLFLGFATDYRFAGWTLRDVEMGYNHDSNGRSDPTSRSWNRLYTRLMAENGNWLVEVKPWYVIGSTDDNPDITKYMGYYQLKIGYHLGEAVLSAKGQYNWNTGYGGAELGLSYPVTKHVRLYTQVYSGYGESLIDYNFNQTRVGVGVMLNDIF, encoded by the coding sequence ATGCGGGCGATTCTGAATTGGTTGTTGCCAGCCACCTTACTGCCAGTGGCAGCATATGCGCAAGAAGCGACGGTGAAAGAAGTTCATGATGCGCCTGCAGTGCGGGGGAGCATTATCGCTAACATGCTGCAGGAGCATGATAATCCTTTTACGCTTTACCCTTATGACACGAATTACTTGATCTACACCTATACCAGCGATCTAAACAAAGAGGCCATTCGTACCTATAACTGGTCAGAAAACGCGCGCAAAGATGAAGTGAAATTTCAGCTTAGCCTGGCGTTCCCGCTCTGGCGCGGTATCTTAGGGGATAATTCCGTGCTGGGCGCTTCCTATACACAGAAATCCTGGTGGCAGCTTTCAAACAGTAAAGAGTCTGCGCCGTTTCGTGAAACCAACTACGAACCGCAGCTTTTTCTCGGTTTTGCTACAGATTATCGTTTTGCCGGCTGGACATTACGCGATGTGGAGATGGGCTACAACCACGACTCTAACGGGCGATCTGACCCTACCTCGCGTAGCTGGAACCGACTGTATACACGCCTGATGGCCGAAAATGGCAACTGGCTGGTAGAGGTCAAACCGTGGTACGTAATTGGCAGTACCGATGATAACCCGGACATCACCAAATATATGGGTTATTACCAGCTTAAAATTGGTTATCACCTGGGCGAGGCAGTGTTAAGCGCCAAAGGCCAGTACAACTGGAATACCGGCTATGGTGGCGCGGAGCTTGGCTTAAGCTACCCTGTTACCAAACATGTTCGCCTTTATACCCAGGTGTACAGCGGTTATGGCGAATCGCTGATCGACTATAATTTTAATCAGACACGTGTTGGCGTCGGCGTGATGCTTAACGATATCTTCTGA
- the recQ gene encoding ATP-dependent DNA helicase RecQ gives MAQAEVLNLESGAKRVLQETFGYQQFRPGQEAIIDTALSGRDCLVVMPTGGGKSLCYQIPALLLDGLTVVVSPLISLMKDQVDQLLANGVAAACLNSTQSREQQLEVMAGCRTGQIRLLYIAPERLMLDNFLDHLAHWNPVLLAVDEAHCISQWGHDFRPEYAALGQLRQRFPALPFMALTATADDTTRLDIIRLLGLNDPLIQISSFDRPNIRYMLMEKFKPLDQLMRYVQEQRGKSGIIYCNSRAKVEDTAARLQSRGISAAAYHAGLENAIRADVQEKFQRDDLQIVVATVAFGMGINKPNVRFVVHFDIPRNIESYYQETGRAGRDGLPAEAMLFYDPADMAWLRRCLEEKPAGQLQDIERHKLNAMGAFAEAQTCRRLVLLNYFGEGRQEPCGNCDICLDPPKQYDGLNDAQIALSTIGRVNQRFGMGYVVEVIRGANNQRIRDFGHDKLKVYGMGREKSHEHWVSVIRQLIHLGLVTQNIAQHSALQLTDAARPVLRGDVPLKLAVPRIVALKPRVMQKSFGGNYDRKLFAKLRKLRKAIADEENIPPYVVFNDATLIEMAEQMPVSASEMLSVNGVGMRKLERFGKEFMALIRAHVDGDDEE, from the coding sequence GTGGCGCAGGCGGAAGTGTTGAATCTGGAGTCAGGGGCTAAACGGGTTTTGCAGGAAACCTTTGGCTACCAACAGTTTCGCCCGGGCCAGGAAGCGATTATTGATACCGCGCTCTCCGGTCGCGACTGCCTGGTCGTCATGCCCACCGGGGGCGGAAAATCCCTGTGTTACCAAATCCCCGCATTGTTGCTGGACGGGTTGACCGTCGTCGTTTCGCCGTTGATCTCGTTGATGAAAGATCAGGTCGATCAATTGCTGGCGAACGGCGTGGCGGCAGCATGTCTGAACTCCACCCAAAGTCGCGAGCAGCAGCTTGAGGTGATGGCGGGGTGCCGTACCGGACAGATTCGTCTGCTGTATATTGCGCCGGAACGTCTGATGCTGGACAACTTTCTCGATCATCTGGCGCACTGGAATCCGGTTTTGTTAGCCGTAGATGAAGCGCACTGTATCTCGCAGTGGGGGCATGACTTCCGTCCGGAATATGCGGCTCTCGGACAGCTTCGCCAGCGTTTTCCCGCTTTGCCATTTATGGCATTGACCGCCACCGCCGACGACACCACGCGCCTGGATATTATTCGCCTGCTTGGACTTAACGATCCATTAATCCAGATCAGTAGTTTTGACCGGCCGAATATCCGCTATATGCTGATGGAGAAATTTAAGCCGCTCGACCAGCTCATGCGCTATGTCCAGGAACAACGCGGTAAGTCCGGTATCATCTACTGTAACAGCCGGGCGAAAGTGGAAGATACCGCTGCGCGCCTGCAAAGCCGCGGCATTAGCGCGGCGGCGTATCATGCGGGGCTCGAAAACGCTATTCGCGCCGATGTGCAGGAAAAATTTCAGCGCGACGATCTGCAAATCGTGGTCGCGACCGTCGCTTTCGGAATGGGGATTAATAAACCTAACGTACGTTTCGTCGTGCATTTCGATATCCCGCGTAATATTGAATCCTACTATCAGGAAACGGGCCGCGCCGGACGCGACGGACTGCCTGCGGAAGCCATGCTATTTTACGATCCGGCTGATATGGCCTGGCTACGTCGTTGTCTGGAAGAGAAACCAGCCGGACAGCTTCAGGATATTGAACGGCATAAACTGAATGCGATGGGTGCCTTCGCCGAAGCGCAAACTTGTCGTCGCCTGGTGCTGCTGAACTATTTCGGTGAAGGACGTCAGGAACCGTGTGGTAACTGCGATATCTGTCTCGATCCACCTAAACAATACGATGGCTTAAACGATGCGCAAATTGCGCTTTCTACCATTGGCCGGGTTAACCAGCGTTTTGGCATGGGCTACGTGGTGGAGGTGATCCGCGGCGCGAATAACCAGCGCATCCGCGATTTTGGCCATGATAAACTCAAGGTATATGGCATGGGTCGCGAAAAGAGCCATGAGCACTGGGTAAGCGTGATTCGCCAGCTTATTCATCTGGGTCTGGTGACGCAAAATATTGCGCAGCACTCCGCGTTACAACTGACGGATGCCGCGCGTCCGGTACTGCGTGGAGACGTTCCGCTGAAGCTCGCTGTGCCGCGCATCGTCGCCCTCAAACCCCGCGTGATGCAGAAGTCGTTCGGCGGTAATTACGATCGCAAATTATTCGCTAAGTTGCGCAAACTGCGTAAAGCCATCGCTGATGAAGAGAATATCCCGCCGTATGTGGTCTTTAACGACGCCACGTTGATAGAGATGGCGGAACAGATGCCCGTTTCCGCCAGCGAGATGTTGAGCGTTAACGGGGTTGGGATGCGCAAACTGGAGCGTTTTGGCAAAGAATTCATGGCGCTCATCCGCGCGCATGTCGATGGTGATGACGAAGAGTAG
- a CDS encoding YPO3983 family protein produces MTHMFNSSMYLPYTLFEPVTRFNDNSAGDMQCGDMGEEELLALGLNDISEKVDPYRLIYYDFPRPYMVDGVFSLTNLGREISHDECVDILFTEMKELAKMFSFYGEYQTLIDELIRHFRYGNGSAFYSQQLNSAFHKRVNKNIKDSPLFIIKDYIQMEFKKNIRQIYLPVILHGIKTNLLSSHLAKFNNLEDRINGLGICVHDIAAQKITLTNIQKYAMGWSATLHFAAQDHFGLDVADIKNNFYREFRFFRIWFFLQRHKDFAFKPFFTNFNTVTRIGAY; encoded by the coding sequence ATTACTCATATGTTCAATTCATCAATGTATCTCCCTTATACCCTCTTTGAACCCGTCACACGCTTCAACGATAATTCTGCCGGTGACATGCAATGTGGCGACATGGGAGAAGAAGAGCTTCTGGCGCTCGGCCTGAATGACATATCAGAAAAAGTCGATCCTTATCGCCTTATATATTATGATTTTCCCAGACCTTACATGGTAGATGGCGTGTTTAGCTTAACAAACCTCGGCAGAGAAATATCTCACGATGAATGTGTCGATATTCTATTCACAGAAATGAAAGAACTGGCAAAAATGTTTTCATTCTATGGTGAATATCAAACACTAATAGATGAACTCATCAGACATTTCAGATATGGAAATGGCAGCGCATTTTATAGCCAGCAACTAAATTCCGCCTTTCATAAAAGAGTAAATAAGAATATAAAAGACAGCCCTCTTTTTATAATTAAAGACTACATTCAGATGGAATTTAAAAAAAACATAAGACAAATCTATTTACCTGTAATATTGCATGGAATCAAAACAAACTTGCTTAGTTCACATCTCGCTAAATTTAATAATCTGGAGGACAGAATCAATGGACTGGGGATCTGCGTTCACGATATTGCTGCGCAAAAGATAACCCTCACGAATATTCAGAAGTACGCCATGGGCTGGAGCGCTACGCTACATTTCGCTGCGCAGGATCATTTTGGGCTGGATGTTGCCGATATCAAGAATAACTTTTATCGCGAATTTCGTTTTTTCCGCATATGGTTCTTTTTACAGCGGCACAAAGATTTTGCCTTTAAACCTTTTTTCACAAATTTTAATACCGTCACCAGAATCGGCGCTTACTGA